The nucleotide window CGCCATCATGATGCGCCAGACGGAGCTGCACGAATTCATTGTCCGTGCCAGCGCTGGCTGGGATCTCAGCCGCCAGCTCCGTGGACTCCACTCGAATACCGATCTCCTCCTCCAGCTCACGCACAGCGGCGCTTTCATAGCCCTCACCCGCATCGAGATGGCCAGCGGCACTGCTGTCCCACTTCAGCGGAGAGACGTCTTTGAGGTGTGAGCGGAGCTGGAGATACACTCTGCCACGTGGATTGATGACAAAGATGTGTACCGCACGGTGGAGCAGGCGCTGCGCATGCACTTCACTACGCGTCATCTGGCGGATGACCTCGTTACGCTCATTGACGACATCGAAGACCTCACTGGCCTTTTGCCCAGCATCAGCGCTGAGGCGATTTTCATACCAGCGGGTGATCTGCACCCACTTTTCCAGCGACAGCTCCTCCGCACGGACGGTGGGGCTCACACCGAGATGCTCGACGAATGCCGCCCAGCCCTGCGGTGGCTCGGTGAGCAGGTTTTTGAGTTGTTTCCGTCGCTGGGAGAATCCCATGCGCACCAGTCGATCAAATAAGCTGTGATCAAACACCGGCAGCGTCGAAGGATGGCGCGGTGTGAGGCGGATGATGGCCGAGTCCACCTTCGGACGCGGATTAAAGACCTCTGGCGGCACGATCCGCAGCAGCTCGACCTGCCAGTCCTTTTGCACCAGCAGCGACAGTGCGCCGAAGCTATCATCTCCACACTGCGCAGCGATGCGCTGGCAGACCTCCTTTTGCAGCATGAAGACCCCCATGCTCACAGGCGTGGGCGGTGTGAGCCAATGCCGCAAAATTTCACCACCGACGCTGTAAGGCAGATTCCCGATCAAACGCACAGGCCCGAGCCGAAACCACGGCCGCAGGTCGATGCGGGTAGCGTCCTGAGCGATGACCTCCGTGTCACTGCGGTCGGCGAAACGGGCCTGGAGCTCAGGAGCGAGCTGGTAGTCCTTTTCGATGAGAATGAGCTTTTTCGGCCTGCCGATGAGGTGCTCCGTGAGTGCCCCCATCCCTGGCCCCACCTCCACGACGAGATCCGCCGCATCAGGCTCGATCTGATCCGCGATCCAGCGTGAGAGATTTGGGTCGATGAGGAAATTCTGCCCCATGCTCTTGCGCGGCGTGATCTCTGTGCCGGAATGACTGCGGAGGGAGCGGCGATGGGAGGGTGGTCGCATGATGGAGTAGAAAAAGGAGAATCGAAAACCTGTCTGCGCCCCAGTCCCCATCTGACCGCAGGTTTCAAGCGATGGAATGCACGCCCGTCGATCTCAGTCATGAGCTGCCAGAGCCCAAAAAAAACGCCAGCCATGCTTTCGCGGGGCTGGCGTTTGATTTTTAGGCGGGATGACTCCCGACTGAGAGTGGCGGATTACTCGACCACTTTCACGCTTTTGATCGTGATGGGCTCCGTCGGCACATCGCCATGCGGACCTGCACGGCCAGTGGGCACCGCAGCGATCGCGTCCACAACTTCGATGCCCTTGGTCACCTTGCCAAACACCGCGTAGCCCCAGCCATCGAAGCTCGGGTAATCCAGATTGCTGTTGTCCTTATGATTGATGAAGAACTGGCTGGAAGCGCTGTGTGGATCATTGGTGCGAGCCATGGCGATGGTCCCACGGGCGTTTTTGAGGCCGTTTTTGGCTTCATTTTCGACACGATCAGGAGCGGGCTTCTGATTCATATCGGCGGTGAAACCACCACCCTGAATCATGAAATTCGGGATCACGCGATGGAAGATGGTGCCATCGTAATGGCCCTTCTTCACATAGCTGACGAAGTTAGCGACAGTTTTCGGTGCTTTGGCGGCATCGAGTTCGAGTTCGATGGAGCCTTTGCTGGTCTCCATCACGATTTTCACGGGTTTGGCATCACTCACGGGCTGGTTCTCCTGGGCTTGGGTTGGACCGGCAAGACCGGCAAAGAGGAATGCGATGGCGGCGAGCGTCGGTGCGGTGGTTTTCATTTGGGGTGGGATTATCCGGGTTGAAGGCGCGGAATAGGGCGCGGCA belongs to Verrucomicrobiaceae bacterium and includes:
- the rsmA gene encoding ribosomal RNA small subunit methyltransferase A, whose translation is MRPPSHRRSLRSHSGTEITPRKSMGQNFLIDPNLSRWIADQIEPDAADLVVEVGPGMGALTEHLIGRPKKLILIEKDYQLAPELQARFADRSDTEVIAQDATRIDLRPWFRLGPVRLIGNLPYSVGGEILRHWLTPPTPVSMGVFMLQKEVCQRIAAQCGDDSFGALSLLVQKDWQVELLRIVPPEVFNPRPKVDSAIIRLTPRHPSTLPVFDHSLFDRLVRMGFSQRRKQLKNLLTEPPQGWAAFVEHLGVSPTVRAEELSLEKWVQITRWYENRLSADAGQKASEVFDVVNERNEVIRQMTRSEVHAQRLLHRAVHIFVINPRGRVYLQLRSHLKDVSPLKWDSSAAGHLDAGEGYESAAVRELEEEIGIRVESTELAAEIPASAGTDNEFVQLRLAHHDGAIRCLPEEIATGEWFTPEDIDAWVAARPQDFARGFVTCWRAWRS
- a CDS encoding peptidyl-prolyl cis-trans isomerase; translated protein: MKTTAPTLAAIAFLFAGLAGPTQAQENQPVSDAKPVKIVMETSKGSIELELDAAKAPKTVANFVSYVKKGHYDGTIFHRVIPNFMIQGGGFTADMNQKPAPDRVENEAKNGLKNARGTIAMARTNDPHSASSQFFINHKDNSNLDYPSFDGWGYAVFGKVTKGIEVVDAIAAVPTGRAGPHGDVPTEPITIKSVKVVE